A stretch of Lepisosteus oculatus isolate fLepOcu1 chromosome 11, fLepOcu1.hap2, whole genome shotgun sequence DNA encodes these proteins:
- the LOC102697424 gene encoding G-protein coupled receptor 54-like codes for MEFFNSTPPAIDVGSGNDTELWTAAGAEVASRRPVGSEDHRSQPGGSLLAGAGAEGVGTRLWIYNVTGEESPPFLTDAWLVPLFYALVLLVGLVGNSLVIYVISKHRQMRTATNFYIANLACTDITFLVCCVPFTATLYPLPSWIFGEFMCKFVNYLQQVTVQATCITLTAMSVDRCYATLYPLQSLRRRTPRVAMAVSVGIWIGSLPLSLPMALYHRIEVGLWYGLRTYCTERFPTEGLQRAYILYTFLAAYLLPLLTICICYTVVLKRMARPLVEPADHNYQRVPGLSERSAAMRGRVTRMVVAIVLLFTVCWGPIMLFMLCQGFYPGFQVDYYTYKIKTWANCMSYANSALNPIVYAFLGESFRASFRKAFPLLFRRRVRDGGAAGGEGEGEGSGTRNHNADVKFVTVGS; via the exons ATGGAATTTTTTAACTCCACGCCACCCGCGATCGACGTGGGCTCCGGCAACGACACTGAGCTGTGGACCGCCGCCGGTGCTGAAGTCGCCAGCCGCCGCCCCGTTGGCAGCGAGGACCACCGGTCCCAGCCCGGGGGAAGCCTGCTCGCCGGGGCCGGTGCCGAAGGCGTCGGGACCAGGCTGTGGATCTACAACGTCACGGGCGAGGAGTCCCCGCCGTTCCTGACCGACGCCTGGCTCGTGCCCTTGTTCTACGCCCTGGTCCTGCTGGTGGGGCTCGTGGGAAATTCCCTGGTAATCTACGTCATCAGCAAGCACAGGCAGATGAGGACGGCCACTAACTTCTACATAG CCAACCTGGCGTGTACAGACATCACCTTCCTGGTGTGCTGCGTGCCCTTCACTGCCACCCTGTACCCCCTGCCCAGCTGGATCTTCGGGGAGTTCATGTGCAAGTTTGTCAACTACTTGCAGCAG GTCACTGTGCAGGCCACCTGCATCACCCTGACGGCCATGAGCGTGGACCGTTGCTACGCAACCTTATACCCGCTCCAGTCACTACGGCGCCGTACACCACGTGTTGCCATGGCAGTCAGCGTTGGGATATGGATCG GCTCCCTGCCTCTGTCGCTGCCCATGGCCCTGTACCACCGCATCGAGGTGGGCCTGTGGTACGGCCTGCGCACCTACTGCACGGAGAGGTTCCCCACCGAGGGCCTGCAGAGAGCCTACATCCTCTACACCTTCCTGGCCGCCTACCTGCTGCCCCTCCTCACCATCTGCATCTGCTACACCGTCGTGCTGAAGAGGATGGCCCGGCCCCTGGTGGAGCCCGCTGACCACAACTACCAG CGGGTGCCAGGGCTGTCGGAGCGCTCGGCGGCGATGCGCGGGCGCGTGACGCGCATGGTGGTGGCCATCGTGCTGCTCTTCACCGTGTGCTGGGGCCCCATCATGCTGTTCATGCTGTGCCAGGGCTTCTACCCCGGGTTCCAGGTGGACTACTACACCTACAAGATCAAGACCTGGGCCAACTGCATGAGCTACGCCAACTCAGCCCTCAACCCCATCGTCTACGCCTTCCTGGGGGAGAGCTTCCGCGCCTCCTTCCGCAAGGCCTTCCCGCTGCTCTTCCGGCGACGGGTGCGGGACGGAGGCGCGGCGGGGggcgagggggagggggagggctCGGGCACGAGGAACCACAACGCGGACGTGAAGTTTGTGACAGTGGGCAGCTAG